CTCCTCAGTTNNNNNNNNNNNNNNNNNNNNNNNNNNNNNNNNNNNNNNNNNNNNNNNNNNNNNNNNNNNNNNNNNNNNNNNNNNNNNNNNNNNNNNNNNNNNNNNNNNNNNNNNNNNNNNNNNNNNNNNNNNNNNNNNNNNNNNNNNNNNNNNNNNNNNNNNNNNNNNNNNNNNNNNNNNNNNNNTAGGGGGANNNNNNNNNNNNNNNNNNNNNNNNNNNNNNNNNNNNNNNNNNNNNNNNNNNNNNNNNNNNNNNNNNNNNNNNNNNNNNNNNNNNNNNNNNNNNNNNNNNNNNNNNNNNNNNNNNNNNNNNNNNNNNNNNNNNNNNNNNNNNNNNNNNNNNNGAACTGCACAGAGAAAGGATTAACACTTCAGTGAGTAAGGCCAGTGAAGTGAACTTATCTCGAAGCTCCAAAGGCGGTCTGAGCAGTTGGCCATTTCGGTTGAGCTTCTGGACTGAAATACAGATAAGTAATCCAATTTAGACACATTTAGATTAGAGAAATACAGATAGGCATAGGACAGATGAACCGGGAAAAGGAACGTGCATNNNNNNNNNNNNNNNNNNNNNNNNNNNNNNNNNNNNNNNNNNNNNNNNNNNNNNNNNNNNNNNNNNNNNNNNNNNNNNNNNNNNNNNNNNNNNNNNNNNNNNNNNNNNNNNNNNNNNNNNNNNNNNNNNNNNNNNNNNNNNNNNNNNNNNNNNNNNNNNNNNNNNNNNNNNNNNNNNNNNNNNNNNNNNNNNNNNNNNNNNNNNNNNNNNNNNNNNNNNNNNNNNNNNNNNNNNNNNNNNNNNNNNNNNNNNNNNNNNNNNNNNNNNNNNNNNNNNNNNNNNNNNNCAAATTGTAATATCAACAATTAGATGAAAGTGAAGTCTTGTCATGTCTTAACTACTCGCCCGACATGTCACGATGATTCGATAGTTCGCTTGTTTCCGTCAATGGAGAGTTCTGTGACTGATTCAGTGACTGGAAACGAGGAGGGCGTCGAAGCGGAACATAAGTAAAGCGGAAGTATTGTTTCCATTTCTAACATTTTGTTTTNNNNNNNNNNNNNNNNNNNNNNNNNNNNNNNNNNNNNNNNNNNNNNNNNNNNNNNNNNNNNNNNNNNNNNNNNNNNNNNAAAAAAAAATCTGACCGTGCGTTCCCTTTCCTCAGGTCCTCGTGCTGCTGGCGGCGGCGGCCACCGGCCTCCCCCGGAAGTCGCCGAAGGCCTTCCCGAAGAAGTACAACAGCGAGATCGACGGCCCGAAGTCCACCTACACCGTGTACGACGCCGCCCCGGCCGAGCAGCTGACTGTGCCCGCCGAGCACGCCTTCCTGGACGTCCTTCAGGTGCCTTCCTCCTACGACGCCTACTTCGAGCAGGAGGCGCAGGACCCGCTCCTGCCCCCTGAAGGCGCCTCCACCTACGTCGGAGTGCCGGAGGCCGTGGTCGGCGacgccctcctccccccggcCGTCGACACGTACTCCGACCCCGCCGGCGTCCCCCACGGCGAGCTGCTGCCTCCCCCCGCTGACGCCGTCATCCCCGCCGACCAGTCCTACGTGAGCTACGAGAACGTGGGCCAGGTGTCCCTCGTGCCCCCGGCGCCCTACAGCTACGCCCACCTGCCAGCCGACGCCTCCGGGGCCGACGTCCTCGCCTCCCTGGCCTCCATGGTGCAGGTCCTGCCGTCCGACTCCTCCTACACGTCCTACGAGCCTGTTTCAGCAGGAGCagattcccccctccccaccggcCTGGTCCCCCCCGCCGTGGAGAGCCCCGCGGCGCCCTCCAGCAGCTCCTACTCGGAGGTCCCGGAGGCGCAGCCCGAACTCGCCCAGGAGGAGATCCGGAGAGCCGAGGAGGCGCAGGTGCCCGTGCCCTCCAGGGTCCTGCAGCCTCCCCCCAGAACCTGAAGGAAGTCGAAGTCATCCCAAAGTCATTCGTAAAAGCGACTGCCTGCGCGCGACGTGAGAGTGAAACGCAAGACGATTCGGtgtgagagggaaaatgagataaaaaagaattagtCAATGAACGAAtcaaagacatatatgtatagctGTGATGCCAAATTTAGTGTCGAAAAAAGGACGGACTACTGACGACTTTGTTAACACGGGACAATGCAAGAGTGGTGTTAGCTTTAGGGAACGACTTCTAGGTTAAGAGTCTAGTCTTTAAGGTCTTTTGACATCTAATATGTCGAAAATATTAAACCAATTCCactttttctcctgtcttttttttaatcctgcGTCCCCTTAATTACAACCGTTATGTCTCATGCATATAAATTGTATTGTGTTAGTAAAATTGATATActtcttttaaaaaagaatatttgttTTTTGCAAGAATAATTTTTCAAAGGGATGATCTCTGTCCCATAAATCAAACTTCAAAATTCCCTTGAGTTTTATCACTATAGTCACTTGTTCATGAACTTTCTTTTCATGGCGGGGAGCAATTCaactgatagaaataaaaaatggcaCGTGCAGGAAATCCCCATGAGATAAATGCATTGAATTTGCGAGAGACCAAAACTGTGACCTCTGNNNNNNNNNNNNNNNNNNNNNNNNNNNNNNNNNNNNNNNNNNNNNNNNNNNNNNNNNNNNNNNNNNNNNNNNNNNNNNNNNNNNNNNNNNNNNNNNNNNNNNNNNNNNNNNNNNNNNNNNNNNNNNNNNNNNNNNNNNNNNNNNNNNNNNNNNNNNNNNNNNNNNNNNNNNNNNNNNNNNNNNGAAGAAGGGTGATAACTGAAATAACGCAAAAAGGCGAAAGAGGTCACAAAATAGAATGCAATATTCTTGGAACAATTAAACTAATTATCAAAGCGAAAAATGACGTTAAAGTATTATTTCGAAATTAAATCAGCCATCTCCCCTATCTTTCCATATCAACAACCGTATAACTaagatgtcattatcatcatgtaaaAAGCaatctcattatttcaattatggtTTCATTATTCTACTACTGTATCAAgtcctatttattatcattcattttaccattatcatcgctCTAAATCTATTTCTTAACAcgaattaaagtatatataaattcaagaaTTTATGGTGTAAATAtactttcataatatatgtatacatgtgtaagaCGTACATATGCTTACCAAAATTAATTAATATCCATATGCATAAACAGGTTTTGTAATTTTGAAATAGAANNNNNNNNNNNNNNNNNNNNNNNNNNNNNNNNNNNNNNNNNNNNNNNNNNNNNNNNNNNNNNNNNNNNNNNNNNNNNNNNNNNNNNNNNNNNNNNNNNNNNNNNNCCAAATTATGTAAAATTGTTTTCCTCGAACGCTAATTAAAGTCATTTCAAAATTACTATTCACTAAAGGAAGAAGAGTGTTCACAAGAAGTTAATTTTGGAATACTATGGTGTTATTGAGTCGGGGTGGGAGTGGGTTGGGGTGAAGGGGACttagggggggggttagaggggacaGCGGGAGCAGGTCGTCCGTCCGCAGAACATTAGACTGAATATAAGGAAGGGAAAGTGTTTTCGTGACTGAATGTACTGTACGTACCAAACTANNNNNNNNNNNNNNNNNNNNNNNNNNNNNNNNNNNNNNNNNNNNNNNNNNNNNNNNNNNNNNNNNNNNNNNNNNNNNNNNNNNNNNTAATAANNNNNNNNNNNNNNNNNNNNNNNNNNNNNNNNNNNNNNNNNNNTATTGTGTTTTCTTGTGTACTTCTTATGCAAGTGCCTGCACACTGCATGCGCATATTCAAGTTCAAATTTCTCAAGATCATCTGCGAAAGTATACTCTTTACTTTCACTCCCTTGGTCCAAATTTTACGATTCGCATAACACTGTCAATATGCGAAGCCGTTGATGTTTTAGCCAACAAGATAAATATTGGTTGTACCGTACCGAGAACAAGNNNNNNNNNNNNNNNNNNNNNNNNNNNNNNNNNNNNNNNNNNNNNNNNNNNNNNNNNNNNNNNNNNNNNNNNNNNNNNNNNNNNNNNNNNNNNNNNNNNNNNNNNNNNNNNNNNNNNNNNNNNNNNNNNNNNNNNNNNNNNNNNNNNNNNNNNNNNNNNNNNNNNNNNNNNNNNNNNNNNNNNNNNNNNNNNNNNNNNNNNAAACTACCGTCCTGTACCAGGAACGGTTCGCAATTACAAAAGTACAATAATCAGTGTGTTCCGCTCATAAcacaggcgacaattgcaacgtCGGTTCCCCCAGATGACTCGTTGTCGCTTGAGAGTGAAATTTGGGTCAGATTAAAAtgagatttttcctttttgaaatgtTCCTTATTTTGCTGGAGTATTTTGTTGTNNNNNNNNNNNNNNNNNNNNNNNNNNNNNNNNNNNNNNNNNNNNNNNNNNNNNNNNNNNNNNNNNNNNNNNNNNNNNNNNNNNNNNNNNNNNNNNNNNNNNNNNNNNNNNNNNNNNNNNNNNNNNNNNNNNNNNNNNNNNNNNNNNNNNNNNNNNNNNNNNNNNNNNNNNNNNNNNNNNNNNNNNNNNNNNNNNNNNNNNNNNNNNNNNNNNNNNNNNNNNNNNNNNNNNNNNNNNNNNNNNNNNNNNNNNNNNNNNNNNNNNNNNNNNNNNNNNNNNNNNNNNNNNNNNNNNNNNNNNNNNNNNNNNNNNNNNNNNNNNNNNNNNNNNNNNNNNNNNNNAACCCACTTTCTATTTCTACAAGCCACTTAAAGAAGTTTGATGCGTTCCTTCATCAAAGATATTTTATGGCTTACCGGTATGTTGAAAATTTTCAATTACTATTGTGGNNNNNNNNNNNNNNNNNNNNNNNNNNNNNNNNNNNNNNNNNNNNNNNNNNNNNNNNNNNNNNNNNNNNNNNNNNNNNNNNNNNNNNNNNNNNNNNNNNNNNNNNNNNNNNNNNNNNNNNNNNNNNNNNNNNNNNNNNNNNNNNNNNNNNNNNNNNNNNNNNNNNNNNNNNNNNNNNNNNNNNNNNNNNNNNNNNNNNNNNNNNNNNNNNNNNNNNNNNNNNNNNNNNNNNNNNNNNNNNaacaaaaaacatatactacTCTTcaacattcctcctccttcctcctcccccattactCTTCCGCAATCGTCTCGCTTAAtcgaccctctcccctcctgcccccccccccccagtcaacaCCATTTTGCCGACAGATTGGATTCCGAATCAAAGGCTTCACTCGAGAGGCAGATCTGGATCACCGCAGATCCACTTTATCCTCACCtgaattcatttattatatatttttgcctcAAGTGAAACCAAGAATTACTGAACTGCTGAATTACCGGACGCCAGGCGCTGTTACCAATGGGGCTGGAAAAGGAAGCAATTTATGTAACGCAACATTTAATAGTATAACTTTTAATGAGATTCACTTCCATGCTAGGAATGTAGTGGCAGCGGAGTACTAACAATGGTTATCAAGTTAATTGGTTTATATAAACGTGCGTACTGATGATTAAAGTGGCAGAACNNNNNNNNNNNNNNNNNNNNNNNNNNNNNNNNNNNNNNNNNNNNNNNNNNNNNNNNNNNNNNNNNNNNNNNNNNNNNNNNNNNNNNNNNNNNNNNNNNNNNNNNNNNNNNNNNNNNNNNNNNNNNNNNNNNNNNNNNNNNNNNNNNNNNNNGAAAATGAGGTCTAGAAGTGACATTATATTGCCGCTGAAGTGGAATAAAGGTTACTTACAATAAAATTTACTTATCACTtgactgataataataagcgaaTACCACATGAATTCGCCACAAGGTCAGGATGGGTCATGTAGATGTTGCCAGTTAGTCGATAATTATGAGTTCGAATAATATTGATTTTGAAAGAATTATTACGTGATTGAACTACGGGAGATAGAAAGAGCGAAGAAGTAGGAGAGAACttcgagaaaagaggagagataacatagaataaagaaaatgatttttttatgaacTCAAAGNNNNNNNNNNNNNNNNNNNNNAATTGGGAAAATGTACACTGATATAAATAAATCCTCTTATCTGTAATAGTCTTACATAAACTATTTCTCCTCTTGTCAGAGTGTGCAGCCCCTCATATTTCGTCCAAACATGTATTCTTTTGGATTTTAAGTGGCTTTTGCTGTTAGGATTNNNNNNNNNNNNNNNNNNNNNNNNNNNNNNNNNNNNNNNNNNNNNNNNNNNNNNNNNNNNNNNNNNNNNNNNNNNNNNNNNNNNNNNNNNNNNNNNNNNNNNNNNNNNNNNNNNNNNNNNNNNNNNNNNGTCTGATNNNNNNNNNNNNNNNNNNNNNNNNNNNNNNNNNNNNNNNNNNNNNNNNNNNNNNNNNNNNNNNNNNNNNNNNNNNNNNNNNNNNNNNNNNNNNNNNNNNNNNNNNNNNNNNNNNNNNNNNNNNNNNNNNNNNNNNNNNNNNNNNNNNNNNNNNNNNNNNNNNNNNNNNNNNNNNNNNNNNNNNNNNNNNNNNNNNNNNNNNNNNNNNNNNNNNNNNNNNNNNNNN
This Penaeus monodon isolate SGIC_2016 chromosome 19, NSTDA_Pmon_1, whole genome shotgun sequence DNA region includes the following protein-coding sequences:
- the LOC119585083 gene encoding uncharacterized protein LOC119585083; the protein is MKFLVLVLLAAAATGLPRKSPKAFPKKYNSEIDGPKSTYTVYDAAPAEQLTVPAEHAFLDVLQVPSSYDAYFEQEAQDPLLPPEGASTYVGVPEAVVGDALLPPAVDTYSDPAGVPHGELLPPPADAVIPADQSYVSYENVGQVSLVPPAPYSYAHLPADASGADVLASLASMVQVLPSDSSYTSYEPVSAGADSPLPTGLVPPAVESPAAPSSSSYSEVPEAQPELAQEEIRRAEEAQVPVPSRVLQPPPRT